A window from Fibrobacter sp. UWB11 encodes these proteins:
- a CDS encoding SUMF1/EgtB/PvdO family nonheme iron enzyme: MKIFLLFLTMCFALANAQLYYDKHGESRGAYKDSLEYSKLVALAKRFHGSILVKKPVEGVKPRKNLEKFPENKIQRTFYVSRDTLDKENWLEVEKNEIVKICVDDPVVAWETSLKAIISSDSCLAFQAPTLIGVETLRVHFYKEYMPYYINFYNDVYSYKINLAIGMKYLDFKNEEVLLGFNVYGLNQFWGMPIENPEKKETITATYLVDKYPVTNCEFLQLMWDSIPEKSSYRHSGAKRKQEAWFSRKRTSIRNENCSVHDSAASAVFLYQAMEFANTRSVREGLKPYYIFSETEILRSQILSKNKYIIGYYGFSPYNHKTIQVSIDSSSDGYRLPYYDEWMMLARGGDKKNKAPWGEASSVDEALKYANFGTAKELYDSAPVGLLKSNGYGLYDVFGLVGEHVLFEERNPFTILRGSPSCLKGGDASIDTEGSFWKAVNYGYFEDNFSGFARGGFRLVRNIGNNAKWENRIE; encoded by the coding sequence ATGAAAATATTTTTGTTGTTCCTAACGATGTGCTTTGCACTTGCGAATGCTCAACTCTATTACGACAAGCATGGAGAAAGCCGCGGTGCGTATAAGGATAGCTTGGAGTATTCAAAGCTTGTTGCGCTTGCAAAAAGATTTCATGGTTCGATTTTGGTCAAAAAGCCGGTTGAAGGCGTCAAGCCGAGAAAGAATCTGGAAAAGTTTCCCGAAAATAAAATTCAAAGAACATTTTATGTGAGCCGCGATACTTTGGACAAAGAAAACTGGCTCGAAGTAGAAAAAAACGAAATCGTTAAAATTTGTGTTGACGATCCTGTTGTCGCATGGGAAACATCCTTAAAAGCGATTATATCTAGCGATTCGTGCCTAGCTTTCCAAGCACCGACGCTTATTGGTGTTGAAACGCTTAGGGTGCATTTCTATAAAGAATACATGCCTTACTACATCAACTTCTATAACGATGTATATTCCTACAAAATCAATCTTGCCATCGGGATGAAATATCTCGATTTCAAGAACGAAGAAGTGCTATTAGGTTTTAATGTGTATGGATTGAATCAATTTTGGGGCATGCCTATAGAAAATCCCGAAAAAAAAGAAACAATTACAGCCACATACTTAGTCGACAAATATCCCGTCACAAACTGCGAATTCCTGCAACTGATGTGGGACAGTATTCCAGAAAAATCATCATATCGCCACTCTGGAGCAAAAAGAAAACAAGAAGCTTGGTTTTCAAGAAAAAGAACAAGTATTCGCAATGAAAACTGTTCAGTCCATGACTCAGCAGCATCAGCAGTTTTCTTGTACCAAGCAATGGAATTCGCGAACACCCGCAGCGTTAGAGAAGGACTAAAGCCTTATTATATTTTTTCAGAAACTGAAATTCTTAGGTCTCAAATTTTATCCAAAAATAAATATATCATAGGTTATTACGGATTCTCTCCATACAATCATAAAACCATTCAAGTATCCATAGATTCTTCATCTGATGGCTATAGGCTCCCCTATTATGATGAATGGATGATGTTGGCTCGTGGAGGAGATAAAAAGAATAAAGCTCCATGGGGAGAAGCCTCTTCAGTCGATGAAGCATTAAAGTATGCAAACTTTGGAACCGCAAAGGAATTATACGATTCCGCCCCTGTCGGTCTATTAAAATCCAACGGATACGGATTATATGATGTATTTGGCCTTGTTGGGGAACACGTCCTTTTTGAGGAACGCAATCCCTTTACAATTCTTCGCGGCTCACCATCTTGTTTAAAAGGCGGAGATGCAAGCATCGACACAGAAGGCTCTTTTTGGAAAGCAGTTAACTACGGATATTTTGAAGATAATTTCAGTGGATTTGCAAGAGGCGGTTTCCGCCTTGTCCGCAACATCGGCAACAACGCCAAATGGGAAAATAGAATTGAATAG
- a CDS encoding fibronectin type III domain-containing protein: MKINSIWKFTAAAAFLFAMDACSNSASPDDDEYDDIPTTTSSNSTKRSSSSAAGTISCSMLKESLSAPTNFAVTKDTDSSWTLSWDYVRNDSRGESGFEIQSLDLEAKSPDWEGEGTTNADVTIYKLKGAKKAGKYYRVIAYDGCGISKESNRVQIKADGYTNVDSTTVVQSDMPTDVAITRIAPSVWELSWKYSETKDDPNRKFIIQTSKLKDFKWTGLKSPIEGNVRHYYIEGRDKIETYYRLAVVNSGDTSAFTEAVQLTPDIEYRKYMSPEIPAPSPRITMTYITGIDRDDDPETDDSTIVRAVGTYTIMNNVSKYIVESEYTDTVYYEARWFTSYEKYNNYKEDCKGKQTVDACDSCYWTETFPYQEPSISKRFDAMEDFQDAARKTTYYEYCYDNSGSEKNFAYCLESYVRKLCGYYVQFRLVWKDNINGKGKGATDWSEWTEPYNVADISGADKICNSN; the protein is encoded by the coding sequence ATGAAAATAAACAGTATTTGGAAGTTTACGGCCGCTGCAGCGTTCCTGTTCGCTATGGATGCTTGCTCTAATTCGGCCTCGCCGGATGACGACGAATATGATGATATTCCCACGACTACTTCTTCTAACTCCACAAAGAGGTCTAGTTCTTCTGCTGCAGGAACCATTAGTTGCAGCATGCTCAAGGAATCTCTTTCTGCACCGACGAATTTCGCCGTAACCAAGGACACTGATTCCTCTTGGACTCTTTCTTGGGATTACGTTCGTAATGATTCTCGTGGCGAATCCGGTTTTGAAATCCAGTCTCTTGATTTGGAGGCTAAATCTCCGGATTGGGAAGGCGAAGGTACGACTAACGCCGATGTTACCATTTACAAGTTAAAGGGTGCGAAAAAGGCAGGCAAGTATTATCGCGTTATTGCGTATGATGGTTGCGGAATTTCCAAAGAAAGTAATCGCGTCCAAATTAAAGCCGATGGTTACACAAACGTAGATTCGACAACCGTGGTTCAATCGGATATGCCGACTGATGTCGCAATAACTCGTATTGCACCAAGCGTTTGGGAACTCAGCTGGAAATACAGCGAAACTAAGGATGACCCGAATAGGAAGTTTATTATCCAGACTTCTAAACTCAAGGATTTCAAGTGGACTGGTCTCAAGTCGCCGATTGAAGGCAACGTTCGCCACTATTACATCGAAGGCCGCGATAAGATTGAAACTTATTATCGTTTGGCAGTCGTCAATAGCGGTGATACTTCGGCCTTTACCGAAGCAGTCCAGTTGACACCTGATATTGAATATCGTAAATACATGTCTCCTGAAATTCCTGCTCCATCGCCTAGGATTACGATGACTTATATAACAGGTATCGATAGAGATGACGATCCCGAAACAGATGATTCAACGATTGTTAGGGCCGTTGGAACTTATACGATTATGAACAACGTTAGCAAATATATTGTTGAATCGGAATACACGGATACCGTCTATTACGAAGCCCGTTGGTTTACTTCTTACGAAAAATACAACAATTACAAAGAAGATTGTAAGGGTAAGCAAACGGTTGATGCATGCGATAGCTGCTATTGGACTGAAACATTCCCGTATCAGGAACCCTCTATTTCGAAGCGCTTCGATGCTATGGAAGACTTCCAGGATGCTGCTAGAAAGACAACATACTATGAATATTGTTATGACAATTCTGGGTCTGAGAAAAATTTTGCTTATTGCCTAGAAAGTTATGTTAGAAAGCTTTGCGGCTATTATGTGCAATTCCGCTTGGTTTGGAAAGACAATATTAATGGTAAGGGTAAAGGTGCTACCGATTGGAGTGAATGGACTGAACCGTACAATGTCGCAGATATTTCTGGAGCCGATAAAATCTGCAATTCTAATTAA
- a CDS encoding SUMF1/EgtB/PvdO family nonheme iron enzyme, whose protein sequence is MDLQEAVSALSATSATTPNGKIELNSMKIFLLFLTMCVAFANAQGINPSKDLKNIPEDKIQRTFKVSRDSLRKELWLEVEKNEIVKVCIDKKVKDWKASLKSSIFNDSCLVLQLPTLIGVETLNVYFSDVKISHKINLAVGMKYLDFKNEEVKLGFNRKSNKFWTLDDAGEEDPERFVSITGTYLVDKYPVTNCELIQVLWDSIPATSTYKNPQYRKMHHEDWFARKMASTRNAYCAAHDTIANTVTLYQSMVYANTRSIREGLKPYYIFSVPDDLYLYEGFVKKAYIIGFWDFSGTHNTINIMVTINAKSDGYRLPFYDEWMMLARGGDKEKKAPWGSPATPLNEIQKYARFESSYAMEETSDYISEPVGQLLPNGYGLYDMFGLAAEHVLLKDNRFIGNSDHPSVLKGGELSYGFYDVGASGVGAGFRLIRNIGNNAKWEERGF, encoded by the coding sequence GTGGATTTGCAAGAGGCGGTTTCCGCCTTGTCCGCAACATCGGCAACAACGCCAAATGGGAAAATAGAATTGAATAGTATGAAAATTTTTTTGTTGTTCCTGACGATGTGCGTTGCGTTTGCGAATGCCCAAGGCATCAATCCTAGTAAAGATTTGAAAAACATTCCAGAAGATAAAATTCAAAGAACGTTTAAGGTAAGCCGCGATTCCCTGCGAAAAGAACTTTGGCTCGAAGTGGAGAAAAACGAAATCGTCAAAGTCTGCATAGACAAAAAAGTTAAGGATTGGAAAGCTTCATTGAAATCAAGTATTTTCAATGATTCATGTTTAGTGCTCCAATTGCCAACTCTTATTGGGGTTGAAACACTTAATGTGTATTTCTCGGATGTGAAGATTTCTCATAAAATTAATTTAGCGGTCGGGATGAAATATCTGGACTTCAAAAATGAAGAAGTCAAACTCGGATTCAATAGAAAAAGTAACAAATTTTGGACTTTGGATGATGCCGGAGAAGAAGATCCCGAAAGATTTGTTTCAATTACGGGAACATATTTAGTTGACAAATACCCTGTAACAAACTGCGAATTGATTCAGGTATTGTGGGATAGTATTCCAGCCACTTCGACTTATAAAAATCCTCAATATAGGAAAATGCATCATGAAGATTGGTTTGCCAGAAAAATGGCTAGTACCCGTAACGCATATTGTGCAGCACATGATACCATAGCGAATACGGTAACTCTTTACCAATCGATGGTATATGCAAACACCCGTAGTATTCGCGAAGGATTAAAACCATATTACATTTTTTCAGTTCCGGATGATTTATATCTATACGAAGGTTTCGTGAAGAAGGCTTATATTATTGGGTTTTGGGATTTTTCCGGCACTCACAATACAATTAACATTATGGTAACAATCAATGCAAAATCAGATGGCTATAGGCTCCCGTTTTATGATGAATGGATGATGCTTGCTCGCGGTGGTGATAAGGAAAAAAAGGCACCATGGGGCAGTCCAGCGACTCCGTTAAATGAAATTCAAAAATATGCACGATTTGAATCATCATATGCAATGGAAGAAACAAGTGATTATATTTCTGAACCTGTTGGTCAGCTTTTGCCAAATGGATACGGTTTATACGATATGTTTGGTCTAGCAGCTGAGCATGTTCTTTTGAAAGACAATAGGTTTATTGGAAATTCAGACCATCCTTCCGTTTTAAAAGGTGGAGAGCTATCCTATGGATTTTATGATGTTGGCGCATCTGGTGTTGGTGCCGGTTTCCGCTTAATCCGCAACATCGGCAATAACGCCAAGTGGGAAGAACGCGGTTTTTAG
- a CDS encoding radical SAM protein, with protein sequence MNLVLCLTEQCNLRCIYCYYKESQADRKTVMDDATLEQAIRIGLERTIFFKQSYFNITFFGGEPLLRRDAIYKGVEFAKAIVDDAMDNGRIARNFKLQFAVNTNGTLFDDEFFDFCEKEHFRIFLSLDGPEHHHDIARRTVNNTGSFKAIEKHIPRFAKLGAVALSTVTRAHVNTLFESVKWLHEQGFQSLTTSVDFDGKWTGEDFDKLALQYKKMADYWKACREKGDKFFLGTIHDKIKIALINSRYRLYSCHVYNGAIGVATNGNMFPCTRFITSNPNTNYVQGNVFTGFNEAACEEIRNFLDNDKKECEGCDIRYRCCAHECACTSYYTTGTIEGVSPEVCTHERMLAEICDTLLEKIA encoded by the coding sequence ATGAATTTAGTCCTTTGCCTTACAGAACAATGTAATTTACGTTGTATCTACTGCTATTACAAGGAATCGCAAGCGGACCGCAAGACGGTCATGGACGATGCGACACTTGAACAGGCAATCCGCATCGGACTGGAACGCACGATTTTCTTTAAGCAGTCGTATTTCAACATCACGTTTTTCGGTGGCGAACCACTTTTACGCAGGGACGCCATTTACAAAGGTGTCGAATTCGCTAAGGCAATTGTCGATGATGCAATGGATAACGGCAGAATCGCACGCAATTTTAAATTGCAATTTGCGGTCAACACGAACGGCACGCTGTTCGACGATGAATTTTTCGATTTTTGTGAAAAAGAACATTTTCGCATCTTCCTATCGCTAGACGGACCGGAACACCACCACGATATTGCACGCCGCACAGTCAACAATACGGGAAGTTTCAAAGCAATAGAAAAGCACATTCCTCGATTTGCAAAACTCGGCGCTGTCGCATTAAGCACAGTCACGCGAGCGCACGTCAACACACTTTTCGAAAGCGTCAAGTGGCTGCACGAGCAAGGATTCCAAAGCCTTACTACAAGCGTTGATTTCGATGGGAAATGGACTGGCGAAGATTTTGACAAACTCGCTTTGCAATACAAAAAAATGGCGGACTACTGGAAAGCATGCCGTGAAAAAGGCGACAAATTTTTCCTCGGCACAATACACGACAAGATAAAAATTGCACTTATCAATTCGCGATACAGACTTTATTCGTGCCATGTGTACAATGGAGCCATCGGTGTCGCGACAAACGGAAATATGTTCCCTTGCACACGGTTCATCACATCAAACCCAAACACCAACTATGTGCAGGGGAACGTTTTCACAGGTTTTAATGAAGCCGCCTGCGAAGAAATCCGGAACTTCTTAGACAACGACAAAAAAGAATGTGAAGGATGCGATATCCGCTACCGCTGTTGCGCGCATGAATGCGCCTGCACAAGCTATTACACAACGGGGACAATAGAAGGAGTGTCGCCCGAAGTCTGCACGCACGAAAGAATGCTCGCAGAAATATGTGATACGTTGTTAGAAAAAATTGCTTAG
- a CDS encoding family 43 glycosylhydrolase, with protein MIRCSKICTAAFLFAGLSFEAAFAADWYAKEHRWAGHDPDIIRYEDGYALATTDNHMLMQFSEDALNWKNGDPAMPEFSKWLYKYAPNMIDIWAPDIHYVGGEYRMYYCGSEMGIRSSGMGFMSSKEIDPTKPGYGWTDQGEVIHTVKSDSYNAIDAAVLKDLDGKVWMAFGSWGTGIHILELDEKSGKVKDGAKMKNIANRGGAGVEGASLIEHNGKYFLFTAWDNCCKKGADLENNSYKTTVGRSNRIDGGYVDRSGKALLDGGGTILLNRYGRYYGPAGGEAFEDVNRLRFVNHYYDKNDGGNSYIQVRDLVFTEDNWPEMGQPFLGRYLSAEAEHGILTHVDISSSSKASNGEFCAYINYDDSKIRLPMIIPQAGDYLIRYRYDNNWTEDGANGSSHFVDINGKTQEVQLPLTGAWSEFPEKSVVYIPTKLKRGSNFIEITKGKHYAELDRLDFLRIIRDTIPANGFDNGIRVRLTDKDELAIKDGGYAIFENVITDSIVGAGVSVQVKNSAGGVLNLRKESKKGDVISKCELPTAGESKWVEVKCSSMPKLEGVQDFYLTADGLGGETLVGNIKFSEADTGSVEIREGSRALSSMPGMTYDRSNAVVQLANDAPWSLFDMNGVVVKQGYGHEIRLNSVTRGMYLVRSSNRTLRINR; from the coding sequence ATGATTCGTTGTTCTAAAATTTGCACCGCTGCATTCCTCTTTGCAGGCCTCTCGTTTGAGGCCGCTTTTGCTGCCGATTGGTACGCGAAGGAGCACCGTTGGGCGGGCCATGATCCAGACATTATCCGCTACGAAGATGGTTATGCGCTTGCGACAACGGACAACCACATGCTCATGCAGTTTTCCGAAGACGCTCTGAACTGGAAAAATGGCGACCCCGCCATGCCCGAATTCTCGAAATGGCTTTATAAATACGCTCCGAACATGATTGATATTTGGGCGCCGGATATTCATTACGTCGGTGGCGAATATCGCATGTACTATTGCGGTTCCGAAATGGGTATCCGCTCGTCGGGTATGGGCTTTATGTCGAGTAAGGAAATTGACCCGACAAAGCCCGGTTACGGCTGGACAGACCAAGGCGAAGTCATTCATACTGTCAAAAGCGATTCGTACAATGCAATCGACGCGGCTGTGCTCAAGGACCTTGACGGAAAAGTTTGGATGGCGTTTGGTTCGTGGGGCACGGGCATTCACATTCTCGAACTGGACGAAAAATCCGGCAAGGTGAAAGATGGCGCAAAAATGAAGAACATCGCGAATCGCGGTGGCGCGGGCGTCGAAGGCGCAAGCCTTATTGAACACAACGGAAAATATTTCCTCTTTACCGCTTGGGACAACTGCTGCAAAAAAGGCGCAGACCTCGAAAATAATTCTTACAAGACAACCGTCGGACGCTCCAATCGTATTGATGGCGGCTATGTAGACCGCAGTGGCAAGGCTTTGCTTGATGGGGGAGGAACGATTCTCCTCAATCGTTATGGTCGTTATTACGGACCCGCTGGCGGTGAAGCTTTTGAAGACGTGAATCGTTTGCGTTTTGTGAACCACTATTATGACAAGAATGATGGTGGTAATTCTTACATCCAAGTGCGCGATCTCGTATTTACTGAAGACAACTGGCCCGAAATGGGACAGCCTTTCCTTGGCCGTTACCTGAGCGCCGAAGCGGAACACGGCATTCTCACGCATGTCGATATTTCGAGCAGTTCCAAGGCTTCGAACGGGGAATTCTGCGCGTACATCAACTACGATGACAGCAAGATTCGTTTGCCAATGATTATCCCGCAGGCGGGTGATTACCTTATCCGTTACCGTTACGACAACAACTGGACCGAAGACGGCGCAAACGGCAGCTCGCATTTTGTGGATATCAACGGCAAAACGCAAGAAGTGCAGTTGCCGCTAACGGGTGCCTGGAGTGAATTCCCCGAAAAGTCTGTCGTGTACATCCCGACAAAGCTCAAACGCGGTTCGAACTTTATCGAAATTACGAAGGGCAAACATTACGCCGAACTTGACCGTCTCGATTTCTTGCGCATCATCCGCGATACGATTCCGGCAAACGGCTTTGATAACGGCATACGCGTGCGTCTTACGGACAAGGATGAACTTGCCATCAAGGACGGTGGCTATGCAATCTTCGAAAACGTGATTACGGATTCCATCGTGGGCGCGGGCGTGAGTGTGCAAGTGAAAAATAGCGCAGGTGGCGTGCTGAACCTCCGTAAAGAAAGCAAAAAAGGCGATGTGATTTCTAAATGCGAATTGCCCACCGCAGGCGAATCCAAGTGGGTTGAAGTAAAGTGTTCCAGCATGCCCAAGCTCGAAGGCGTTCAAGATTTTTATCTGACCGCGGACGGTCTTGGTGGCGAAACTCTCGTGGGAAACATCAAGTTTAGCGAAGCGGATACGGGCTCTGTCGAAATTCGCGAAGGATCTAGAGCTCTCAGTTCGATGCCTGGAATGACCTATGACCGGTCCAACGCAGTGGTTCAGTTGGCGAACGATGCTCCGTGGTCTCTGTTCGACATGAATGGAGTTGTTGTCAAGCAGGGCTATGGTCACGAAATTCGCTTAAATTCCGTTACACGCGGTATGTATCTTGTGCGTTCGTCGAACCGCACCCTTCGCATCAACCGGTAA
- a CDS encoding DMT family protein, whose product MKAGIFTILLLCCSNIFMTFAWYGNLKLKEMHISTDWPLILVILASWGLAFLEYCFMIPANSIGSRINGGPFSLMQLKIIQEAISLTVFTTIAVTVFHTETLQWNHIVAFLLIIAAVFFAFLK is encoded by the coding sequence ATGAAAGCTGGTATTTTTACAATTCTCCTCCTCTGCTGTTCCAACATTTTCATGACGTTCGCTTGGTACGGCAACCTCAAGCTCAAAGAAATGCACATCAGCACCGACTGGCCGCTGATTCTCGTGATTCTCGCCTCTTGGGGCCTAGCCTTCCTTGAATACTGCTTTATGATTCCCGCAAACAGCATCGGCAGCCGCATCAACGGCGGGCCATTCAGCCTGATGCAATTGAAGATTATCCAAGAAGCGATTTCACTCACGGTATTCACGACGATTGCTGTAACAGTTTTCCATACAGAAACGCTCCAGTGGAATCACATTGTCGCATTTCTGCTAATCATCGCTGCAGTTTTCTTCGCGTTCTTGAAATAG
- a CDS encoding glutaminyl-peptide cyclotransferase, protein MKFSGRSFFAFILLSLVFTLSSVHAEAPRVVPTILDSVPHETSHFTQGLSFDGDDLIETTGLYGKSGLYRRTLDGKILDSARIQERYFGEGSVVVGDEIYYLTWKSHKAFIYSRKPFKKKGEFRIPTEGWGLTLWRDQLLMSNGTDELLQIAPGSFSLTGIIGVRDGRYSIKLLNELEIVGNTLYANIWQTDLIAEIELPSGKVLRYIDFSKKAGEIRDRYPGVDVLNGIAYDGKDFWITGKLWPQIYKVKF, encoded by the coding sequence ATGAAATTTTCTGGACGCTCGTTTTTTGCTTTTATCCTTTTGTCTCTAGTCTTTACACTCTCGTCGGTGCACGCCGAGGCTCCGCGGGTGGTGCCGACAATTCTTGATTCTGTTCCGCATGAGACATCGCACTTTACGCAAGGGCTTTCCTTTGATGGTGATGATTTGATTGAAACGACTGGACTGTATGGAAAATCGGGCTTGTACCGTCGCACGTTAGATGGAAAAATTCTTGATTCCGCGCGCATTCAAGAACGATATTTTGGCGAAGGTTCTGTTGTTGTGGGTGATGAAATCTATTATCTGACCTGGAAATCTCACAAGGCTTTTATTTATTCCCGCAAGCCGTTTAAAAAGAAGGGCGAGTTCCGTATTCCGACGGAAGGCTGGGGCCTTACGCTTTGGCGCGACCAGCTTTTGATGAGTAATGGCACTGATGAACTTTTGCAAATTGCACCGGGCAGCTTTTCGTTGACGGGAATTATAGGTGTCCGCGATGGTCGCTATTCAATTAAACTTTTGAACGAACTTGAAATTGTTGGGAATACTTTGTATGCGAATATTTGGCAGACTGACTTGATTGCCGAAATCGAACTCCCGAGCGGGAAGGTGTTGCGTTATATTGACTTCTCGAAAAAAGCGGGGGAGATTCGTGACCGGTACCCCGGCGTAGATGTTCTGAACGGCATTGCCTACGATGGCAAAGATTTTTGGATTACAGGCAAGCTCTGGCCGCAGATTTATAAAGTCAAGTTCTAA
- a CDS encoding SUMF1/EgtB/PvdO family nonheme iron enzyme encodes MFRSWKNKKFWIYIAATSIAFLSLIIVTDLSSIKRFNLNRDSLNAETWLEVEKNETIKICMDSKVRGWETTLDTKILNDSCLKVQVPTLIGLSPIMVKFSDSDSSYKINLAVGMKYLDFKKEEALYGNDLRQMRPHEKKIVSVSGTYLVDEYPVTNCEITQQMWDEIPLNPKDYQIEKEWAQRKKSSIRNEKCDTHDSAANMISLYMAMKYANARSIREGLKPYYRFSATKEKHIHIITPYHKQRKDITVKPRYQYIEIFYKFTGYEEPTHQYVIAQYDFTNHEDSTILVMVDSTSDGYRLPYYDEWMMLARGGEKEAMTPWCNNSAKIKDVSKYARFAKYKDEVKSEPVGQLQPNEYGLYDMLGLVEEHVLLEEHNWPRPMVDLIYTLIPFSQEKESFKCYDEDCPSCLKGGGLLSDWKKISYSYSAIDYYNGYSGGFRLIRNIGNNAKWTEVKSK; translated from the coding sequence ATGTTTCGCAGTTGGAAAAATAAAAAGTTCTGGATTTACATTGCCGCCACATCCATCGCCTTTTTGTCGCTTATAATCGTTACAGATTTGTCAAGCATAAAAAGATTCAACCTCAATCGAGACTCATTAAACGCCGAAACTTGGCTCGAAGTTGAAAAGAACGAGACTATCAAAATTTGCATGGACTCAAAAGTTCGCGGATGGGAAACTACGCTGGATACTAAAATTCTTAATGATTCGTGCTTAAAAGTTCAAGTACCAACGCTTATTGGACTCTCCCCCATCATGGTGAAATTTTCCGACTCTGACAGTTCATATAAAATCAATCTTGCAGTCGGAATGAAGTATCTTGATTTCAAAAAAGAAGAAGCTTTATATGGCAATGACCTTCGTCAAATGCGACCTCATGAAAAGAAGATTGTGTCCGTTTCAGGAACTTATCTGGTAGATGAATACCCCGTGACTAATTGCGAAATCACTCAGCAAATGTGGGATGAGATCCCCTTGAATCCAAAGGATTATCAAATAGAAAAAGAATGGGCGCAAAGAAAAAAGTCTAGCATACGTAACGAAAAATGCGACACCCATGACTCTGCTGCAAATATGATTTCTTTGTATATGGCAATGAAGTACGCCAATGCGCGCAGCATTCGAGAAGGATTGAAGCCATATTATCGTTTCTCAGCAACTAAAGAAAAGCACATACATATCATTACGCCTTATCACAAACAGCGTAAAGACATTACAGTCAAACCGAGATACCAATACATTGAAATTTTTTATAAATTCACAGGATACGAGGAACCGACACATCAATATGTTATAGCTCAATACGATTTCACAAATCATGAAGATTCAACAATTCTTGTGATGGTAGATTCTACATCAGATGGTTATCGGCTGCCATATTATGACGAATGGATGATGCTTGCTCGCGGCGGAGAAAAAGAGGCTATGACGCCTTGGTGCAATAATTCCGCTAAAATTAAAGACGTTTCAAAATATGCAAGATTTGCCAAATATAAGGATGAAGTCAAATCAGAACCTGTAGGCCAGCTACAACCTAATGAATATGGTTTATACGACATGTTAGGTTTAGTAGAAGAACATGTTCTTTTAGAAGAGCACAATTGGCCAAGACCTATGGTAGATCTAATTTATACCTTAATCCCTTTTAGCCAAGAAAAAGAATCTTTCAAGTGCTATGATGAGGACTGTCCTTCCTGTTTAAAAGGTGGTGGACTTTTAAGCGATTGGAAAAAAATCAGCTACAGTTATTCAGCCATTGACTATTATAATGGTTACTCCGGCGGTTTCCGCCTAATCCGCAACATTGGCAACAACGCCAAATGGACCGAAGTAAAATCTAAATGA
- a CDS encoding DUF4416 family protein has protein sequence MGEIRTPAKVKIIVGILAKDAEAVNAVRGVLKAKFGEEDLNLEPFPFTFTNYYKEEIGEAPVRAFFSYEQLVDRETIVDIKLWTNDIELEIAKENGTPGLRPVNLDPGYMTLGQFFLATTKDQRQRVYMQRGIFVEPTLYFQNGHFHAFDWTYRDYQSENYIKYLEEVRKRLAYQMTTGKPYSQRNKK, from the coding sequence ATGGGTGAAATTAGAACTCCAGCCAAAGTGAAAATTATCGTGGGCATTCTCGCGAAAGATGCCGAAGCCGTGAATGCGGTTCGCGGTGTTCTCAAGGCAAAATTCGGCGAAGAAGACCTGAACTTGGAACCGTTTCCGTTCACGTTCACCAACTACTACAAAGAAGAAATTGGCGAAGCTCCTGTGCGAGCGTTCTTCAGCTACGAACAGCTCGTGGATCGCGAAACGATTGTCGACATCAAGCTTTGGACAAACGACATTGAACTTGAAATCGCTAAAGAAAACGGCACGCCGGGACTACGCCCTGTGAATCTCGATCCGGGCTACATGACGCTTGGGCAGTTCTTTTTGGCAACGACCAAGGACCAACGCCAGCGCGTTTATATGCAGCGCGGGATTTTCGTAGAGCCGACGCTATATTTCCAAAATGGACATTTCCACGCTTTTGACTGGACGTATCGCGACTACCAGAGTGAAAATTACATCAAGTATCTCGAAGAAGTGCGCAAGCGACTCGCCTACCAAATGACGACGGGAAAACCGTATAGTCAAAGAAACAAGAAATAA